One genomic segment of Bacteroides caccae includes these proteins:
- a CDS encoding N-acetylmuramoyl-L-alanine amidase family protein, producing the protein MKNKLYILLFLIFLFSGTALWAQQRATPKSGEGISSFLLRHNRSPKKYYDDFIELNKKKLGKNNVLKVGVTYVIPPVKKSSGTSAGNTEAKNTTAKGTGTQQRSSKAKTTKIGTTIKEPLFGKELANVKVTSNRLAGACFYVVSGHGGPDPGAIGRVGKHELHEDEYAYDIALRLARNLMQEGAEVHIIIQDAKDGIRDDSYLSNSKRETCMGDVIPLNQVQRLQQRCNKINALYQKDRKNYSYCRAIFIHVDSRSKGKQTDVFFYHSNKKAVSKRLANNMKDTFESKYGKHQPNRGFSGTVSGRNLYVLSHTTPASVFVELGNIQNSFDQRRLVINSNRQALAKWLMEGFLKDYKEKK; encoded by the coding sequence ATGAAAAATAAACTCTATATTCTTTTATTCTTAATTTTTCTTTTCTCGGGTACGGCACTTTGGGCGCAGCAGAGGGCTACTCCGAAGTCGGGAGAAGGCATCTCGTCTTTTCTGTTGAGGCACAACCGTTCTCCGAAGAAGTACTACGATGACTTTATCGAACTGAACAAGAAGAAACTGGGAAAGAATAATGTGCTGAAAGTGGGCGTGACTTATGTCATTCCGCCGGTAAAGAAATCATCGGGAACTTCTGCTGGGAATACAGAGGCTAAAAATACAACAGCTAAAGGTACAGGAACCCAGCAGAGGTCTTCCAAAGCTAAAACGACTAAAATAGGAACCACTATCAAAGAACCTTTGTTCGGAAAGGAACTGGCAAATGTCAAAGTCACTTCCAACCGCCTTGCAGGTGCTTGCTTTTATGTCGTCAGCGGACATGGCGGACCCGATCCCGGAGCTATCGGACGGGTAGGGAAGCACGAACTTCACGAAGACGAATATGCTTACGACATCGCTCTTCGCCTGGCACGTAACCTGATGCAGGAAGGGGCGGAAGTTCATATCATCATTCAAGATGCCAAAGACGGTATTCGAGACGATTCGTACCTGTCGAACAGCAAACGGGAGACTTGCATGGGCGATGTGATCCCGTTGAATCAGGTACAACGTCTTCAGCAACGTTGTAACAAGATAAATGCCCTTTACCAGAAAGACCGTAAGAATTATTCCTACTGCCGGGCAATCTTCATCCATGTAGACAGCCGTAGCAAGGGAAAGCAGACTGATGTTTTTTTCTATCATTCAAACAAAAAAGCGGTTAGCAAGCGCTTGGCGAATAATATGAAAGACACATTCGAATCAAAGTACGGAAAGCACCAGCCGAACCGGGGATTCTCCGGAACTGTGAGCGGACGCAATTTGTATGTGCTTTCGCATACTACTCCCGCTTCTGTTTTCGTGGAGCTGGGCAATATCCAAAACTCTTTTGACCAGCGCCGTCTGGTGATAAATTCCAATCGTCAAGCATTGGCAAAATGGCTAATGGAGGGCTTTCTGAAAGATTATAAAGAGAAAAAATAA
- a CDS encoding TolC family protein, whose protein sequence is MSKKRWLIVPLCVVLCSQGSFAQTLTRKVLGINEMFRLADENSQSIQTYKTEKEVTDEALKAAKSQRLPDISASLSFSYLGDGYLWDRDFKNGQNIPMPHFGNNFALEAQQVIYAGGAISSSITLAELSQQMAALDWQKNRQEIRFLLTGYYLDLYKLNNQVQVLQKNLDLTEQVIRNMEARRTQGTALKNDITRYELQKETLKLQLAKVQDACKIMNHQLVTTLHLPAGTEIIPDSTLLDEEVKALAENDWQLLASQSNVGLQQAQLAMKMSEQKVKLERSELLPKIALVAGEHLDGPITIEVPVLDNNFNYWYVGVGIKYNLSSLFKNNKKVRQAKLNMRKAQEEYSLAQEQIENGVQANYVNFLTSFTDLRTQEKSVELANQNYDVTSNRYKNDLALLTDMLDASNMKLSADLGLVNARINVVYSFYKMKYITHTL, encoded by the coding sequence ATGAGCAAAAAAAGATGGCTCATAGTACCGCTATGCGTAGTACTATGTAGTCAGGGTTCATTTGCCCAAACACTTACCAGGAAAGTTTTGGGCATTAACGAGATGTTCCGTCTGGCAGACGAGAACAGTCAGAGTATTCAAACGTATAAAACCGAGAAGGAAGTTACCGATGAGGCTTTGAAAGCTGCCAAGTCACAACGTTTGCCGGACATCAGCGCATCGCTCTCTTTCAGTTATTTGGGTGACGGGTATCTGTGGGACCGTGACTTCAAGAACGGGCAGAACATTCCAATGCCTCATTTTGGTAATAACTTTGCGCTGGAAGCACAACAGGTCATTTATGCAGGCGGTGCTATCAGCAGCAGTATTACTTTAGCAGAACTCAGTCAGCAAATGGCTGCGCTGGACTGGCAGAAGAACCGGCAGGAGATACGTTTTCTTCTGACCGGCTACTACCTGGATTTATATAAGTTGAATAACCAGGTACAAGTGTTGCAGAAGAACCTCGATTTGACAGAACAGGTGATTCGCAATATGGAAGCCCGACGCACACAAGGAACAGCTCTGAAAAATGACATCACCCGTTATGAGTTACAAAAAGAGACATTGAAACTGCAATTAGCCAAAGTACAAGATGCATGCAAAATAATGAATCACCAACTGGTGACTACGCTGCATCTTCCTGCCGGAACGGAAATCATCCCCGACTCCACCCTACTGGACGAAGAAGTGAAGGCTCTGGCGGAAAACGACTGGCAACTACTGGCTTCGCAGAGCAATGTCGGTTTGCAGCAAGCACAACTGGCAATGAAGATGAGCGAACAGAAAGTCAAACTGGAACGCTCGGAACTTCTTCCGAAAATAGCTCTCGTAGCCGGTGAGCATCTGGACGGGCCTATCACTATTGAAGTCCCCGTGCTGGATAATAACTTCAATTACTGGTATGTAGGGGTAGGAATCAAATACAATCTTTCATCACTGTTCAAGAACAACAAGAAAGTACGCCAGGCAAAACTGAATATGCGTAAGGCACAGGAAGAATATTCACTAGCGCAAGAACAGATAGAGAACGGCGTCCAAGCCAATTATGTCAATTTCCTGACCTCATTTACCGACCTTCGCACACAAGAGAAAAGCGTGGAGCTTGCCAATCAGAATTACGACGTAACCAGTAATCGCTATAAGAATGACCTTGCATTACTTACCGACATGCTCGATGCCAGCAACATGAAATTAAGTGCAGACCTCGGTCTGGTCAACGCACGTATCAACGTGGTTTACAGTTTCTATAAAATGAAATATATCACACATACTCTTTAA
- a CDS encoding RagB/SusD family nutrient uptake outer membrane protein codes for MIKNTKNICRVLLLSGMLLSASACSDSFLQTDSPNQPSQTTYWQTESDALMALTACYDAMQSQNLYDDNIDGWKFGFLGRETSTDNGDHTWGNWMLGSSISQCTSATTDECFSMYWNANYEVIKRCNMLVENVERIPMEQEKIEAYKAEAIALRALMYCNLTSVFRDVPYLTKPLTLSEAQAPKTERSQIISSLLEDLKIWIPKIPVIGKAQTGRLTQEAAYAIMGRIALFNQHWDEAINAYKNVVGKIQLFKSGDGSDPAANFADLFKEANETAGEVLLSVHYKGPGLGEGNCFGVCWSAPMNAIEGSMNLCDDFYCTDGLPIDKSPLFKGSLDKGAHTKENPDMGRYENRDPRMKATLMLPGMEWNGKLYTNNLPASSTCCIRKWFTPENTANEYDGSLDFYVIRYAEVLLSLSEAMIEKGGYSQAEITKYINEVRDRVGMPAVEEVEGTNLEQDELRAIVRHERRVELAFEDLRFADLYRWKDFENAQKRMQEDKSFYGFGAVERNNLRGAQDLVWPIPQSEIDTNPMLEQHSEWK; via the coding sequence ATGATTAAGAATACAAAAAATATATGCAGAGTTTTACTATTATCCGGAATGTTATTATCTGCCAGCGCATGTTCGGACAGTTTTCTACAGACAGATTCTCCGAACCAGCCTTCCCAAACGACCTATTGGCAAACCGAATCGGATGCATTGATGGCACTGACCGCTTGCTACGACGCCATGCAAAGCCAAAACTTATATGACGACAACATTGACGGCTGGAAATTCGGATTTCTGGGACGCGAAACCAGCACAGACAATGGTGACCACACATGGGGTAACTGGATGCTAGGTAGTTCCATTTCACAATGTACCTCGGCTACCACCGATGAATGTTTTTCAATGTACTGGAACGCCAATTATGAAGTTATCAAGCGATGCAATATGTTAGTGGAAAACGTAGAACGCATACCAATGGAACAAGAAAAAATAGAAGCATACAAAGCTGAAGCAATAGCATTGCGCGCCCTGATGTATTGCAATCTGACTTCTGTTTTCCGCGATGTACCCTATCTGACAAAACCTCTCACTCTGTCAGAAGCCCAAGCACCCAAAACGGAGCGCAGCCAGATTATCTCTTCTTTGTTGGAAGATCTGAAAATATGGATTCCTAAGATCCCCGTGATAGGAAAAGCACAGACAGGACGTCTGACTCAAGAAGCGGCCTACGCTATTATGGGACGGATAGCCCTTTTCAACCAGCATTGGGACGAGGCTATAAATGCCTACAAAAACGTTGTTGGTAAAATACAACTTTTCAAATCGGGAGACGGCAGCGACCCGGCAGCTAACTTTGCAGACTTATTCAAGGAAGCCAATGAAACAGCTGGTGAAGTATTACTGAGTGTTCACTACAAAGGCCCGGGACTGGGTGAAGGTAATTGCTTTGGAGTTTGCTGGTCTGCTCCGATGAATGCCATCGAAGGATCAATGAATTTATGCGATGATTTTTATTGCACGGATGGATTACCTATTGACAAGTCTCCTTTATTTAAGGGTAGCCTTGACAAAGGAGCTCATACAAAAGAGAATCCGGATATGGGACGTTATGAGAACCGCGACCCTCGTATGAAGGCAACATTGATGCTTCCGGGAATGGAATGGAACGGAAAGTTGTACACTAACAACTTACCTGCCAGCTCCACATGCTGTATCCGTAAATGGTTTACTCCCGAAAATACGGCAAACGAATATGACGGTAGCTTAGATTTCTATGTCATCCGCTATGCAGAGGTACTATTGTCACTCTCTGAAGCTATGATTGAAAAAGGCGGTTACTCCCAAGCGGAAATTACCAAGTATATCAATGAAGTCCGCGACCGCGTAGGTATGCCTGCTGTAGAAGAGGTAGAAGGAACTAATCTGGAACAAGATGAACTACGCGCCATTGTACGCCATGAGCGCCGTGTGGAACTGGCCTTCGAAGATTTACGCTTTGCCGACCTTTATCGCTGGAAAGATTTTGAGAATGCTCAGAAACGTATGCAGGAAGACAAGTCATTCTATGGCTTCGGAGCAGTCGAACGCAATAATCTACGTGGAGCACAAGATTTGGTATGGCCTATTCCGCAAAGTGAGATTGATACAAACCCGATGTTGGAACAGCACAGCGAATGGAAATAG
- a CDS encoding SusC/RagA family TonB-linked outer membrane protein: MNGQKQNFFRIFLAGVLILLSFAVYAQENTVTGKVYDVSGEPIIGASVVIQGTTQGTITDMDGAFQLKAQPSQTLVVSFLGYKDVILPIGNKNNFKVTLEEDSKKLDEVVVVGYATQKKVNLTGSVASVSSKDIQDIPVANTATLLQGRLPGLVLTQNGAQAGNDNPEIRIRGIGTFGNNNPMVLIDGVEGSLSQISEIPSADIDNISVLKDAASAAIYGVRAANGVILITTKRGQASSRVKVSYSGSYTLQTPGIVPDYVDSYNWALMKNEVNPDTFSPEALQKLKDGSDPDHYANTNWLDAVLRNASMHQHHLSVSGGSENTHFMASVAYSNQDGIMVKTGVERFSFRSNLDTRYKRFTFGLNLSGNKNNVTAPAVAPSGEGGIMRFVSWFTRPTVPVMYSNGHYGYVDGSSMSAEMVKNPVELMSLGHRSNEYWRFNGKAFAGIELWEGLKFQTSLAYAFDLNATKSYTPKSPARYDADGNIVKAAGETNKEEDYWYRNATWTNENLLTYNKQFDKHNINVLLGHSVIGSRFYKTTASIQGFPTENIYELKGGTINPGATGESEEYKLQSFFGRVNYSYDDRYLFEFNIRHDGSSRMPKANRYATFPSLSAGWVFSNEGFMKDYRNFSLGKLRLSWGKLGNQEIGNYAYAATLGASGNYFFDQGADKQAGMVQTSVPNENIKWETTRSVNIALDLGFFNNRIQTTFEWFDKKTSDILMQLAMPGIFLGSLSAPYQNVGAVRNRGWEWTVNYSDSRGDWAWNAGFNLSRVKNEILEMGELEEKIDGNIINRIGNPIGAYFGYKAIGIYRTEADLQRTNSKGEVIKQNGVAPKLGDIMYADLDDNGNITPEDRDIIGNPFPKYSYSFNLGASWKNFDLSTFWQGVGGIYRYSWETSTDIRGNLTSRWVNRYSADNINAPMPALGNTMNDSYSSFWLEKSDYLRLKNLEFGYTFRQAELAKVGISSIRVYFAGSNLLTFTPLKNWDPEKSSGDTRNDVHPNMRTYSFGLNIQF, encoded by the coding sequence ATGAACGGACAAAAACAAAACTTTTTCCGCATTTTCTTAGCGGGCGTTCTTATACTGCTCTCTTTCGCAGTATATGCACAGGAAAACACAGTGACAGGTAAAGTGTACGATGTATCAGGCGAACCTATTATCGGAGCCAGTGTAGTGATTCAAGGTACGACACAAGGAACTATCACCGACATGGACGGTGCTTTTCAGTTGAAGGCACAACCTTCACAGACGTTGGTCGTTAGCTTCTTAGGATATAAGGATGTCATCCTCCCAATAGGAAACAAAAATAATTTTAAGGTTACTTTGGAAGAAGACTCCAAGAAACTCGACGAAGTGGTCGTGGTGGGATATGCCACCCAAAAGAAAGTGAATCTAACAGGTTCCGTGGCTTCTGTGTCATCCAAGGATATCCAGGACATCCCGGTAGCCAATACAGCTACTTTGTTGCAAGGTCGTCTTCCGGGTCTGGTACTGACTCAAAACGGTGCACAGGCCGGTAATGACAATCCGGAAATAAGAATCCGTGGTATCGGTACTTTTGGTAACAACAACCCGATGGTATTGATTGACGGCGTGGAAGGCAGTCTTTCACAAATTTCCGAAATCCCCTCTGCGGATATCGACAATATCTCTGTATTGAAAGACGCAGCATCTGCAGCTATCTATGGTGTACGTGCCGCCAATGGCGTTATCTTAATTACTACCAAACGAGGACAGGCCTCAAGTAGAGTGAAAGTATCCTACTCGGGAAGCTATACATTACAGACTCCGGGTATCGTTCCCGACTATGTAGACAGTTATAACTGGGCTCTTATGAAAAACGAAGTGAACCCTGACACTTTCTCACCGGAAGCTCTACAAAAACTGAAAGATGGTTCGGATCCCGATCATTATGCAAACACCAATTGGTTGGACGCCGTATTGCGCAATGCCAGTATGCACCAGCATCATTTGTCCGTATCAGGTGGTAGCGAAAATACGCACTTCATGGCCTCGGTAGCTTATTCAAACCAAGATGGTATCATGGTAAAAACAGGTGTAGAGCGTTTCTCTTTTCGTTCAAACCTTGACACCCGCTACAAACGTTTCACATTCGGGCTGAACTTGTCCGGTAACAAAAACAACGTGACGGCTCCCGCTGTTGCTCCTTCGGGCGAAGGCGGTATCATGCGTTTCGTATCTTGGTTCACTCGCCCCACCGTACCGGTGATGTACTCCAACGGACATTATGGCTATGTAGACGGTTCGTCAATGAGCGCCGAAATGGTGAAAAACCCTGTAGAGTTGATGTCCTTAGGACATCGCAGCAACGAATATTGGCGTTTCAACGGTAAGGCGTTTGCCGGTATTGAACTATGGGAAGGATTGAAGTTCCAAACAAGTCTTGCTTATGCTTTCGACCTGAATGCGACTAAGTCTTACACTCCCAAATCTCCTGCCCGCTATGATGCAGACGGAAACATTGTAAAGGCAGCAGGAGAGACTAATAAGGAAGAGGATTATTGGTACCGCAACGCAACATGGACAAATGAAAACTTGCTGACTTATAACAAGCAATTCGACAAACACAATATCAATGTACTGTTGGGGCATTCGGTCATCGGTTCACGTTTCTACAAAACAACAGCATCCATACAGGGTTTCCCAACCGAGAATATTTATGAGCTCAAAGGAGGTACAATCAATCCGGGAGCAACGGGGGAATCAGAAGAATATAAGCTCCAATCATTTTTCGGCCGTGTAAACTACAGTTATGATGACCGGTATTTATTCGAATTCAATATTCGTCATGACGGGTCCTCACGTATGCCCAAAGCCAATCGTTATGCCACATTCCCTTCATTGTCTGCAGGATGGGTATTCTCGAACGAAGGGTTTATGAAAGACTACAGAAACTTCTCTCTCGGAAAGTTACGTCTGTCATGGGGTAAATTAGGTAATCAGGAAATTGGTAACTACGCTTATGCAGCTACTTTGGGTGCAAGCGGAAATTACTTCTTCGACCAAGGTGCAGACAAGCAGGCAGGTATGGTACAGACATCCGTCCCCAATGAAAACATTAAATGGGAAACAACCCGCTCTGTAAACATAGCTCTCGACCTTGGATTCTTCAACAACAGAATACAAACCACCTTTGAATGGTTCGACAAGAAAACTTCCGATATCTTGATGCAACTGGCTATGCCCGGCATTTTCCTGGGTTCTCTCTCCGCTCCTTATCAGAATGTGGGTGCAGTCCGTAACCGCGGTTGGGAATGGACTGTAAATTACTCAGACAGTAGAGGTGACTGGGCTTGGAACGCCGGTTTCAACCTATCACGTGTAAAGAATGAAATCCTTGAAATGGGTGAATTGGAGGAAAAAATTGACGGCAATATAATCAACCGTATCGGCAACCCTATTGGCGCTTATTTCGGATATAAAGCAATAGGCATCTATCGTACGGAAGCCGACTTGCAACGTACCAACTCGAAGGGTGAAGTTATCAAACAAAACGGTGTGGCTCCCAAATTGGGCGATATCATGTACGCCGACCTTGATGACAACGGTAATATTACTCCTGAAGATCGCGATATTATAGGTAATCCATTCCCGAAATACTCTTATAGTTTCAACCTGGGCGCATCTTGGAAAAACTTCGATTTGTCTACTTTCTGGCAAGGGGTGGGAGGTATCTATCGTTACAGTTGGGAGACTTCTACCGACATTCGAGGCAACCTCACGAGCCGTTGGGTGAACCGTTATTCGGCTGACAACATAAATGCTCCCATGCCTGCACTAGGTAACACCATGAACGATTCTTATTCTTCATTCTGGCTTGAAAAATCAGATTACCTACGTCTGAAGAATCTGGAATTCGGCTATACTTTCCGCCAGGCCGAACTTGCCAAAGTTGGTATTTCCAGCATCCGTGTTTACTTTGCCGGAAGTAATCTATTGACGTTCACACCGTTGAAGAACTGGGATCCGGAAAAGTCATCGGGTGATACAAGAAATGACGTACATCCCAATATGCGTACTTATTCATTTGGATTAAACATTCAATTCTAA
- a CDS encoding O-acetylhomoserine aminocarboxypropyltransferase/cysteine synthase family protein — MAKQFKPETLCVQAGWTPKKGEPRVLPIYQSTTFKYDTSEQMARLFDLEDSGYFYTRLQNPTNDAVAAKIAALEGGVAAMLTSSGQAANFYAIFNICQAGDHFVCSSAIYGGTFNLFGVTMKKLGIEVTFVNPDAGEEEISAAFRPNTKALFGETISNPSLEVLDIEKFARIAHSHGVPLIVDNTFPTPINCRPFEWGADIVVHSTTKYMDGHATSVGGCIVDSGNFDWDAHADKFPGLCTPDESYHGLTYTKAFGKGAYITKATAQLMRDLGSIQSPQNAFLLNLGLETLHLRMPQHCGNAQKVAEYLSKNEKVAWVNYCGLPDNKYYALAQKYMPNGSCGVISFGLKGGRDVSIKFMDSLEFIAIVTHVADARSCVLHPASHTHRQLSDEQLMEAGVRPDLIRLSVGIENADDIIADIEQALNA; from the coding sequence ATGGCAAAACAATTCAAGCCCGAAACCCTGTGCGTACAGGCAGGGTGGACGCCTAAAAAGGGCGAACCACGCGTATTGCCCATCTATCAAAGTACAACTTTCAAATACGATACCAGCGAGCAAATGGCACGTCTTTTCGATTTGGAAGACAGCGGTTATTTCTATACCCGCCTGCAGAACCCGACGAATGACGCTGTGGCCGCTAAGATTGCCGCCCTCGAAGGTGGTGTGGCCGCCATGCTGACTTCCAGCGGTCAGGCTGCCAACTTCTACGCTATCTTCAATATTTGCCAGGCAGGTGACCATTTCGTTTGTTCTTCCGCTATCTATGGTGGTACTTTCAACCTGTTCGGAGTGACAATGAAAAAACTCGGTATTGAGGTTACTTTCGTCAATCCGGATGCCGGCGAAGAAGAAATTTCCGCAGCTTTCCGTCCGAATACGAAAGCATTGTTCGGTGAAACAATTTCCAATCCTTCCCTCGAAGTGCTGGATATTGAGAAGTTTGCCCGTATCGCGCACAGCCACGGTGTCCCTTTGATTGTTGACAATACTTTCCCGACTCCGATTAACTGCCGCCCGTTCGAATGGGGAGCAGATATCGTTGTTCACTCCACTACCAAATACATGGACGGACACGCTACCAGCGTAGGCGGTTGTATCGTAGATAGCGGTAACTTCGACTGGGACGCTCATGCCGATAAATTCCCCGGACTTTGCACGCCGGACGAATCTTATCACGGGCTGACTTACACAAAAGCTTTCGGCAAAGGTGCTTATATCACTAAAGCCACTGCACAGTTAATGCGTGACCTCGGCAGCATCCAAAGCCCCCAAAACGCATTCTTACTGAACCTGGGACTTGAAACGCTTCACTTACGCATGCCTCAACATTGCGGCAACGCACAGAAAGTCGCCGAATATCTGTCCAAGAACGAGAAAGTAGCTTGGGTAAACTACTGCGGACTGCCGGATAATAAATATTACGCTTTAGCACAGAAATATATGCCGAACGGTTCTTGCGGAGTTATCTCCTTCGGTCTAAAAGGCGGACGTGACGTATCTATCAAGTTTATGGATTCACTGGAATTCATAGCTATCGTCACTCACGTAGCAGATGCACGTAGCTGTGTGCTTCACCCGGCAAGCCATACTCACCGCCAGTTGTCGGACGAACAGCTTATGGAAGCAGGGGTACGCCCGGACTTGATTCGTCTGTCGGTAGGTATCGAAAATGCGGATGATATTATCGCAGATATCGAACAGGCGCTGAATGCATAA